Proteins from a single region of Chryseobacterium sp. T16E-39:
- a CDS encoding slipin family protein — MMFRNVQIKAYQVGLVFKNRNLVEILKEGSHWIFGNKSLETYEMKTLLQANDDLLLLLKNEELNTMLELIEVKDGELVLVYENGIFKEVLHVGQYAIWKGVMNREFLKIDLTKVEITEKISKTILENAKLKNLVRKFVVTNQYKGLLIIDGKLVKVLEAGTYYFWMNEISVEVKSVDTRMQQMEIAGQELLTKDKAMLRINFYVRYQVENIVKALMNNKEYDKQLYILMQLALREFVGALTLDDLLLKKDSVGKEILNNLGNKADDLGLKASDAGIRDVILTGEMKEIMNQVLIAEKKAQANSIMRREETASTRSLLNTAKLMEENEVLWKLKEMEYMEKIADKIGDITVSGNSNIVSQLKEIFAK; from the coding sequence ATGATGTTTAGAAATGTACAAATTAAAGCATATCAAGTTGGTTTGGTATTTAAAAACCGGAACCTGGTTGAGATCTTAAAAGAAGGTAGTCACTGGATTTTTGGTAATAAATCCTTAGAAACCTATGAAATGAAAACATTATTACAAGCTAATGATGATCTATTGCTTTTGTTGAAAAATGAAGAGCTGAACACTATGTTGGAGCTTATTGAAGTAAAAGATGGGGAACTTGTTTTGGTGTATGAAAACGGAATCTTTAAAGAAGTGCTGCATGTAGGTCAATATGCGATCTGGAAAGGAGTAATGAACAGGGAATTCCTGAAAATTGATCTCACAAAGGTGGAAATTACAGAGAAAATTTCCAAAACAATCCTTGAAAATGCAAAATTGAAAAATCTTGTCAGAAAATTTGTCGTGACCAATCAGTATAAAGGTTTACTGATCATCGATGGAAAGCTGGTAAAGGTGCTGGAGGCAGGAACTTATTACTTCTGGATGAACGAAATTTCCGTTGAGGTGAAAAGTGTTGATACCCGTATGCAACAAATGGAAATTGCAGGTCAGGAACTTTTAACAAAGGACAAGGCAATGCTTCGGATCAATTTTTATGTGCGTTATCAGGTGGAAAACATTGTGAAAGCACTGATGAATAATAAGGAGTATGATAAACAATTGTATATCCTTATGCAATTAGCTTTGCGTGAGTTTGTGGGTGCTTTAACATTAGATGACCTATTGTTGAAAAAAGATAGTGTAGGAAAAGAGATTCTTAATAATCTGGGGAATAAAGCAGATGATCTGGGATTAAAAGCTTCAGATGCCGGAATCCGGGATGTGATCCTGACAGGAGAAATGAAAGAAATCATGAATCAGGTCCTGATCGCTGAGAAAAAAGCTCAGGCCAACAGCATTATGCGTCGTGAAGAGACAGCTTCCACAAGAAGTTTACTGAACACTGCAAAATTGATGGAGGAAAATGAGGTATTGTGGAAGTTGAAAGAAATGGAATATATGGAAAAGATTGCCGATAAGATCGGAGATATTACTGTATCCGGAAACAGCAATATTGTTTCTCAGCTAAAAGAGATTTTTGCTAAATAA
- a CDS encoding GIY-YIG nuclease family protein translates to MKNSIKQQLKEKAKDYPVKMGVLAVKNKVTGRQLIQGALNIEALENRMKFSLKIGQYTHQQLQADWNEYGEDSFLFECIAVVEAQNNPYINYRQEVLKAEKCLIESHEFPQNLY, encoded by the coding sequence ATGAAAAATTCCATTAAACAGCAACTTAAAGAAAAAGCCAAAGACTATCCTGTAAAAATGGGTGTTCTAGCTGTTAAAAACAAGGTAACCGGGAGGCAGCTTATTCAAGGGGCACTGAATATTGAAGCACTGGAAAACAGAATGAAATTCTCTTTAAAGATTGGACAATACACCCATCAACAATTGCAGGCTGACTGGAACGAATATGGAGAAGATTCTTTTTTATTCGAGTGTATTGCTGTAGTGGAAGCCCAAAACAATCCTTATATTAATTATCGTCAGGAAGTTTTAAAAGCAGAAAAATGCCTGATAGAAAGTCATGAATTTCCTCAAAACCTTTACTGA
- a CDS encoding 3'-5' exonuclease produces MKTTDTILIIDLEATCWDDRPPRGQESEIIEIGICIMDVKTGKITQNEGILVKPQYSRVSPFCTELTTITQKMLDEEGILFDDALDILRAEYNSEDLTWASYGNYDLTMLKNQARRFNLDYPLSDDHINVKTLFGQVHPTIRKSVGMSRALGELNFKLEGTHHRGVDDARNIAKILHWCLQNYSL; encoded by the coding sequence ATGAAAACAACAGATACTATATTAATTATCGACCTCGAAGCTACTTGTTGGGATGACCGGCCACCAAGAGGTCAGGAAAGTGAGATCATAGAGATCGGAATTTGCATCATGGATGTAAAAACCGGTAAGATCACACAAAATGAAGGAATTTTAGTAAAACCACAGTATTCCAGGGTAAGTCCCTTTTGTACCGAACTTACTACGATTACTCAAAAAATGCTCGATGAAGAAGGCATTTTATTCGATGATGCTTTAGATATTCTCAGAGCTGAATATAATTCTGAGGACCTCACCTGGGCAAGTTATGGGAATTATGATTTGACCATGCTTAAAAATCAGGCCAGAAGATTTAATCTAGATTATCCTTTAAGTGATGATCATATCAATGTGAAAACATTATTTGGACAGGTACATCCAACCATCAGGAAAAGCGTTGGAATGAGCCGGGCGCTGGGAGAACTCAATTTTAAACTTGAGGGAACCCATCACAGAGGCGTGGATGATGCCCGAAATATTGCCAAGATCTTACACTGGTGTCTTCAGAATTACTCATTATAA
- a CDS encoding VOC family protein, translated as MIKGLYETHIQVSNLEEAILFYTEILGLKLAHRDPTRPIAFLWVGQDKEFMLGLWEQKENLQPRHFAFSSDKDDILNYSADYLKNRNLKPYNFLKDGLDKPMVFAWMPALAIYFNDPDGNQLEFISILEGESKPEWGVISYEEWLEKTNA; from the coding sequence ATGATCAAAGGATTATACGAAACCCATATTCAGGTAAGTAATTTAGAAGAGGCGATCCTATTTTATACAGAAATTCTCGGCTTAAAGCTTGCACATAGAGACCCAACAAGACCTATTGCATTTTTATGGGTAGGCCAAGACAAAGAATTTATGCTTGGGTTATGGGAGCAGAAAGAAAATTTACAACCAAGGCATTTTGCCTTCTCAAGTGATAAAGATGATATTTTGAATTATTCTGCTGATTATTTAAAAAACAGAAATTTGAAACCTTACAATTTCCTGAAAGATGGATTAGATAAACCCATGGTTTTCGCGTGGATGCCTGCTTTGGCTATTTACTTTAATGATCCTGATGGAAATCAGCTGGAATTTATCTCCATTCTCGAAGGTGAAAGTAAACCGGAATGGGGTGTAATCTCATATGAGGAATGGCTTGAAAAAACCAACGCTTAA
- a CDS encoding alpha/beta fold hydrolase, with amino-acid sequence MKTVKINSVDLCYETFGENNNTTVVLISGLGSQMIRWDEPFCEQLASSGFKVIRFDNRDSGNSVFHAEKEINLQGNIQQLFSTIKKEDIPYSLMDMAKDVIGLLDHLQIEKAHFIGRSMGGIIAQLLGSYFPERVSSLTIIMSTSLRPDLPPTDPEIMSMMTKPPTDPAINKKDYIKEKLDFAKKISGIFPLDEIYEEEIIEKELNRSQSKNGIFRQLLAMGSWIYDPKTLKQIGAPVLIIHGTNDLIFHPDCARDLAQSIPNSELMIIEGMGHSIPPELYTPVCEKVKQIVGRSEK; translated from the coding sequence ATGAAAACCGTAAAAATCAACAGTGTAGATTTATGCTACGAAACCTTTGGAGAAAATAACAATACAACTGTCGTTCTGATCTCAGGATTGGGCAGTCAGATGATACGATGGGATGAACCCTTTTGTGAACAACTGGCTTCATCCGGATTTAAAGTTATCCGTTTTGACAACAGGGACTCTGGAAACTCTGTTTTCCATGCTGAAAAAGAGATCAACCTACAGGGTAATATCCAACAGCTCTTTTCGACGATTAAAAAAGAAGACATTCCTTATTCATTAATGGATATGGCAAAGGATGTTATCGGACTTCTTGATCATTTACAGATTGAAAAAGCACATTTTATAGGACGTTCTATGGGAGGTATCATTGCCCAGCTCTTAGGTTCTTATTTTCCGGAAAGAGTTTCGTCACTTACAATTATTATGTCAACTTCTTTACGCCCTGATTTGCCACCCACGGATCCGGAAATTATGTCAATGATGACCAAACCTCCTACCGATCCGGCCATCAATAAAAAGGATTACATAAAAGAAAAACTAGATTTTGCTAAAAAAATATCGGGTATTTTCCCTTTAGATGAGATTTACGAAGAGGAAATTATCGAAAAGGAGCTGAACCGTTCTCAATCCAAAAATGGCATATTCAGACAATTACTGGCTATGGGCTCGTGGATATACGACCCTAAAACCCTCAAGCAAATAGGAGCTCCTGTTCTCATCATCCATGGTACAAACGATCTTATTTTTCACCCCGATTGTGCCAGAGACCTTGCTCAATCTATTCCTAATTCCGAGCTGATGATTATTGAAGGAATGGGGCATTCTATTCCACCGGAATTATACACCCCTGTGTGTGAAAAAGTTAAGCAGATAGTGGGACGATCAGAAAAATAA
- a CDS encoding penicillin-binding protein, producing MTKQSAHINVNLCDCPILKGSFGYEWTIWNEAKCADFGNYLL from the coding sequence ATGACAAAACAAAGCGCACATATCAATGTAAATCTATGCGATTGCCCTATACTAAAGGGATCGTTTGGATATGAATGGACGATATGGAATGAGGCAAAATGTGCTGACTTTGGAAATTATTTACTGTAA
- a CDS encoding 3'-5' exonuclease: MKNKTTNEIIIIDLEATCWENDRIPTGQKVDIIEIGICKLDIASKIISQKQSIYVIPERSEINRFCTNLTGITPQLIEEKGIYFEEACEKIKDEYHSESLSWAGFGNFDKEQIFEQCDWLGIEIPFSYDYLNVMYEFKDHFNLPKMMGLKRSLDYLKMDFEGNHHSGADDAYNAARILREILK; the protein is encoded by the coding sequence ATGAAAAACAAGACAACAAATGAAATAATAATTATCGACCTGGAGGCTACATGTTGGGAAAACGATAGAATTCCTACCGGGCAAAAAGTTGATATTATAGAAATCGGAATTTGCAAATTAGATATAGCATCAAAGATAATTTCTCAAAAACAAAGTATTTATGTGATTCCTGAAAGATCCGAGATCAACAGGTTCTGTACAAATCTTACAGGAATTACTCCACAATTAATAGAAGAAAAAGGGATTTATTTTGAAGAAGCTTGTGAAAAAATCAAAGATGAATACCATTCAGAATCACTTAGCTGGGCAGGTTTTGGAAACTTTGATAAAGAGCAAATCTTTGAACAATGTGATTGGCTCGGAATAGAAATTCCTTTCTCCTACGATTATCTGAATGTGATGTATGAATTTAAAGATCACTTTAATCTTCCAAAAATGATGGGTTTAAAAAGAAGCCTGGATTATTTGAAAATGGATTTTGAGGGAAATCATCACAGTGGAGCAGACGATGCTTACAATGCTGCCAGAATTTTGAGAGAAATTTTGAAGTAA
- a CDS encoding helix-turn-helix domain-containing protein — protein sequence MLYKDIHIGQFIKERVDDKGITLERICNFLNKDEEFVENMFNSKSIDSEILLRCCKLLEYDFFRLYSSHLILYAPPAAVNKNTEKSEKIPYFRKNIYTQEIKEFIIKRIQSGEMSLNDVIKEYSIPKSTLHRWLQKINTPIK from the coding sequence ATGTTATACAAAGACATACATATAGGACAATTCATTAAAGAAAGAGTTGATGATAAAGGAATTACATTAGAAAGGATTTGTAATTTTTTAAATAAGGACGAAGAGTTTGTTGAAAACATGTTCAATAGCAAGTCGATAGATTCTGAAATTCTGTTAAGATGCTGTAAATTATTGGAATATGATTTCTTCAGACTGTACAGTTCTCACCTTATTTTATATGCTCCACCAGCAGCCGTAAATAAGAACACGGAAAAATCAGAGAAAATCCCTTACTTCCGAAAGAACATCTACACTCAGGAAATCAAAGAGTTCATTATTAAAAGAATTCAATCCGGAGAAATGAGCCTGAATGACGTTATTAAAGAATATTCTATTCCCAAAAGCACACTTCATCGCTGGCTTCAAAAGATAAACACACCAATTAAATAA
- a CDS encoding ribonuclease H-like YkuK family protein, giving the protein METQQEIWQNMRGKFFHQAITQLVEEAIIREQANGHRLKVCVGSDSHVYGDSISYATAVVFIREGKGAFTFIRKQKELQTISIKERMLNEVNKSVEIAYAICPVLDAYGVEMEVHADINTDPEFKSNVALKDAMGYILGMGYVFRAKPFAFASSNCADIMV; this is encoded by the coding sequence ATGGAAACGCAACAAGAAATATGGCAAAATATGAGAGGGAAATTTTTCCACCAGGCTATCACTCAGTTGGTAGAAGAAGCCATCATCCGTGAACAGGCTAATGGACATCGACTTAAAGTTTGTGTAGGATCAGACTCTCATGTATATGGAGATTCTATTAGCTATGCTACAGCAGTAGTATTTATTCGCGAGGGAAAAGGAGCGTTTACTTTTATTAGAAAACAAAAGGAATTACAAACCATCAGTATTAAAGAAAGAATGCTTAATGAAGTGAACAAGTCCGTAGAAATTGCTTATGCAATCTGTCCTGTTTTGGATGCGTACGGAGTGGAAATGGAAGTGCATGCAGATATCAATACAGACCCGGAATTTAAATCCAATGTGGCATTAAAAGATGCAATGGGATATATTTTAGGAATGGGATATGTGTTTAGGGCTAAACCTTTTGCTTTTGCGAGTTCTAATTGTGCTGACATTATGGTATAA
- a CDS encoding tetratricopeptide repeat protein translates to MNKQKFIDKFIRAFFILVFLKMLGLTAQLFHQSFWSVLGTLGIFLIVAVIILLVIISLKDKEKGDRNSGRRGSSGGSFYLENSLFDRIRSKYEELAEKYIADGDYKKAAKVYMNLLQDNYRAAKTLENGGLYNEAAVIYLKRLNNKSDAAICYEKAKQYRKAIDLYKELEQKEKVGDLYKEMNDIKNAHIYYRMVADDFVENSQMVKASLVYRKKMEMPEEAQKVLLKGWQENKDTFNCLNNYFANIFDHKKLETEIQALYNETPSDKKLIYLEAMKYEFKKNSSLQLVTRNIAYEIISEKVETHSEIVNELKYFNPDDPLILKDISRYKTGRNKMFRN, encoded by the coding sequence ATGAATAAGCAGAAGTTTATAGATAAATTTATCAGAGCATTTTTTATCCTGGTATTTCTTAAGATGTTGGGACTGACTGCCCAGCTGTTTCATCAGAGTTTCTGGAGTGTATTAGGTACCCTGGGGATTTTTCTTATCGTAGCTGTTATTATTTTACTTGTCATAATTAGTCTTAAGGATAAAGAAAAAGGGGATCGGAATTCAGGAAGGAGAGGAAGCTCCGGTGGAAGCTTCTATCTTGAAAATTCACTTTTTGACAGGATCCGCAGTAAATATGAAGAACTGGCCGAAAAATATATAGCGGACGGTGATTATAAAAAAGCGGCAAAAGTTTATATGAACCTTCTTCAGGACAATTACCGCGCTGCTAAAACACTGGAGAATGGAGGATTATATAATGAAGCTGCGGTTATTTATCTTAAAAGGTTAAATAATAAATCGGATGCTGCAATCTGCTATGAGAAGGCAAAACAATACAGAAAAGCAATTGATCTTTACAAAGAATTGGAGCAGAAAGAAAAGGTGGGTGATCTTTATAAAGAGATGAATGATATAAAAAATGCTCATATTTATTACCGGATGGTTGCGGATGATTTTGTTGAAAATAGTCAGATGGTAAAGGCCTCACTGGTATACCGGAAAAAAATGGAAATGCCGGAAGAGGCTCAAAAGGTTTTGTTAAAAGGCTGGCAGGAAAATAAAGATACATTCAACTGTTTGAATAATTACTTTGCTAATATTTTTGACCATAAAAAATTAGAAACTGAAATCCAGGCTTTGTATAACGAAACACCGTCAGACAAAAAACTGATCTATCTGGAAGCAATGAAGTATGAGTTTAAAAAGAATTCTTCCCTGCAGCTGGTGACAAGAAACATAGCTTATGAGATCATTTCGGAAAAAGTGGAAACCCATTCAGAAATTGTAAACGAGCTAAAGTACTTTAATCCTGATGATCCGCTTATTTTAAAAGATATTTCCAGGTATAAGACAGGAAGGAATAAAATGTTTAGGAATTAG
- a CDS encoding cyclic-phosphate processing receiver domain-containing protein, protein MDDIRFPVEAYHYTGEKIFLNKDWYIVRNYRQFVNQIIQNGLPEMISFDHDLADMNSSDSDNLKFTEKTGYDCAKWLVEYCMDNHLNLPKFYSHSMNPVGKENILSLLENFKKVNKDSYNKFR, encoded by the coding sequence TTGGATGATATAAGATTTCCAGTGGAAGCTTATCATTATACAGGAGAGAAGATTTTCCTTAATAAAGATTGGTATATTGTCCGAAATTACAGACAGTTCGTTAATCAAATTATACAAAATGGACTTCCTGAAATGATCTCTTTTGATCATGATCTTGCTGATATGAATTCCTCAGACTCTGATAATTTAAAATTTACAGAGAAAACAGGATATGATTGTGCAAAATGGCTGGTTGAGTATTGTATGGATAATCATCTGAATCTGCCAAAGTTTTACAGTCACTCAATGAATCCTGTAGGAAAGGAGAATATACTTAGTCTTTTAGAAAACTTTAAAAAAGTTAATAAAGACTCTTACAATAAGTTTCGGTAA
- a CDS encoding SulP family inorganic anion transporter encodes MSAYTNLFDLSKKINYKNELLAGFTVAMTMIPESLSFAILAGLSPLTGLYAAFLMGLITAVFGGRPGMVSGGAGATVVVLIALAKSHGIEYLFATVALAGFFQIMVGVFKLGKFVRLIPQPVMYGFLNGLAVIIFMAQVEQFKFVDHSGAVHWLHGIPLYSMVGLTALTIAIVYFFPKITKVVPASLVAIIIVFGLVLGLNINTKTVADIAHISGNFPAFHIPKVPFSLETLTIIFPYALIMAGVGLIESLLTLSMVDEITDSKGNANRESMAQGLANITNGFFGGMGGCAMVAQTLVNLNAGSRARLSGIIASLTILIIILVGAPFIEKIPMAALVGVMMMVAISTFQWVSIRIVNKMPKSDIFVGVVVALITIVLHNLALAVLVGVIIAALVFAWDNAKRIRARKYIDENGVKHYEIFGPLFFGSVTAFTDKFDPAHDPERVVVDFKESRIVDMSAIDALDKLSKRYHDLNKTLHLRHLSEDCRKILKTAEAVIDVNIENDPTYKVMPER; translated from the coding sequence ATGAGTGCCTATACCAATCTATTTGATCTTTCTAAAAAGATAAACTATAAGAATGAGTTGCTTGCAGGATTTACCGTTGCAATGACTATGATTCCTGAATCACTTTCGTTTGCTATTTTAGCAGGACTTTCACCTCTTACTGGTTTGTATGCCGCTTTTTTAATGGGGCTGATCACTGCTGTTTTTGGAGGGAGACCGGGAATGGTTTCCGGGGGTGCGGGGGCTACTGTGGTTGTCCTGATTGCTTTAGCTAAATCCCATGGAATAGAATATTTATTTGCAACAGTTGCATTGGCTGGTTTTTTCCAGATAATGGTTGGTGTTTTTAAACTTGGAAAATTTGTTCGTCTTATTCCACAGCCAGTAATGTATGGTTTTTTAAATGGTTTGGCCGTTATTATTTTTATGGCTCAGGTCGAGCAATTTAAATTTGTCGACCATAGCGGTGCTGTTCATTGGCTTCATGGAATTCCTTTGTATAGTATGGTTGGGCTTACCGCTTTAACTATAGCTATTGTTTATTTTTTTCCTAAAATAACCAAAGTGGTTCCCGCATCATTAGTTGCTATCATTATTGTTTTTGGACTTGTTTTAGGATTAAATATTAATACAAAAACAGTTGCAGATATTGCACACATCAGTGGAAATTTTCCGGCATTCCATATCCCAAAAGTGCCATTTTCACTGGAAACACTTACTATTATTTTCCCTTACGCTCTTATTATGGCAGGAGTAGGACTGATAGAATCACTTTTAACTTTATCGATGGTTGATGAAATTACGGATTCTAAAGGGAATGCCAACCGCGAATCTATGGCCCAGGGACTTGCCAATATTACCAACGGTTTTTTCGGAGGAATGGGTGGTTGCGCAATGGTGGCTCAAACCTTAGTGAATCTTAATGCCGGATCGAGAGCAAGATTATCAGGGATTATCGCTTCGCTCACTATTTTGATCATAATTCTTGTTGGAGCACCTTTTATTGAAAAGATTCCTATGGCGGCTTTGGTAGGGGTAATGATGATGGTCGCAATCAGTACATTCCAGTGGGTTTCCATAAGGATTGTCAATAAAATGCCCAAATCTGATATATTTGTGGGAGTAGTGGTTGCTTTAATAACCATTGTCCTTCATAATCTGGCATTGGCTGTTTTAGTAGGAGTGATTATTGCTGCTTTGGTCTTTGCCTGGGATAATGCGAAAAGAATAAGAGCCAGAAAATATATTGATGAAAATGGAGTGAAACACTATGAAATATTTGGTCCTTTATTTTTCGGTTCAGTAACTGCATTTACGGATAAATTTGATCCGGCGCATGATCCCGAAAGAGTGGTTGTGGATTTTAAAGAAAGCCGGATTGTAGATATGAGTGCAATCGATGCTCTGGATAAGTTGTCCAAACGGTATCATGATCTTAATAAAACATTGCATCTGCGCCATTTAAGTGAAGATTGCAGAAAAATCCTAAAAACAGCTGAAGCGGTCATTGATGTTAATATTGAAAATGATCCAACCTATAAGGTGATGCCTGAAAGATAA
- a CDS encoding MarR family winged helix-turn-helix transcriptional regulator produces MISDDLLLLINMNKVQSIISRKFDALSVHGLSFSDFMILYVLNNTQDHKIRRIDLAEKIGLTASGITRLLNPLEKIGLISRESNERDARVSYVVITDTGKRVFEEAQKTAENITSEILSFKKNKSLKTTIDLLFELGGNIQ; encoded by the coding sequence ATGATAAGTGACGATTTATTACTTTTAATTAATATGAACAAAGTGCAGTCCATTATTTCAAGAAAGTTTGATGCACTCAGTGTACATGGGCTCAGCTTCAGTGATTTTATGATCCTGTACGTTCTAAATAATACCCAGGATCATAAGATACGCAGGATCGATCTTGCAGAAAAAATAGGTTTAACGGCTTCAGGGATTACAAGGCTTCTTAATCCTCTTGAAAAAATTGGCCTTATTTCCAGAGAGAGCAACGAAAGAGATGCCCGTGTGAGCTACGTTGTGATTACAGACACCGGAAAAAGAGTATTTGAAGAAGCACAAAAAACAGCAGAAAATATTACTTCAGAAATATTATCATTTAAAAAAAATAAATCACTCAAAACAACTATTGACCTGCTATTTGAGTTAGGAGGAAACATACAATAA